One window of Marinobacterium aestuarii genomic DNA carries:
- a CDS encoding sulfite exporter TauE/SafE family protein, with protein sequence MEFAYSFAGLVVGFIVGLTGIGGGALMTPILIVVFGIAPVVAVSTDLLYAAVTKFGGMWSYARRKMVHWKVVGMLLLGSVPGSLLTLHYLKGLEALESIESLMNMTLGVSLVLTSIAVFLRNQIRERAMRLDGHPLAVHARRWRPLVTTLMGLLLGALVTLSSVGAGALGTAMLIVLYPRLSMPAIVGTDLVHAVVLTSIAGAGHYSMGNVDLTLLVYLLIGSLPGVFLGSHVGVRLSPRVMQPIMGSILFAIGLRFVLAG encoded by the coding sequence ATGGAATTCGCATACAGTTTTGCAGGCTTGGTCGTCGGTTTTATCGTTGGGCTGACCGGTATCGGTGGTGGTGCCCTGATGACCCCGATTCTGATCGTTGTCTTTGGCATAGCACCGGTCGTGGCCGTGAGCACCGATCTGCTCTATGCCGCAGTCACCAAGTTCGGCGGCATGTGGTCCTATGCGCGGCGCAAGATGGTGCACTGGAAGGTGGTTGGGATGCTGCTGCTGGGCAGCGTGCCGGGCAGCCTGCTGACGCTGCATTACCTGAAAGGGCTCGAGGCGCTGGAAAGCATCGAGAGCCTGATGAACATGACGCTCGGTGTATCGCTTGTACTGACCTCGATCGCCGTGTTCCTGCGCAATCAGATTCGCGAGCGCGCCATGCGCCTTGACGGTCATCCGCTGGCCGTTCATGCGCGGCGCTGGCGCCCCCTGGTTACCACCCTGATGGGGCTGCTGCTGGGTGCGCTGGTCACCTTGTCGTCCGTGGGCGCCGGTGCACTGGGCACGGCCATGCTGATTGTGCTGTACCCGCGCCTGAGCATGCCGGCTATCGTGGGTACCGACCTGGTTCACGCCGTGGTGCTGACCAGCATCGCCGGTGCCGGGCACTATTCAATGGGTAATGTCGATTTGACATTGCTGGTATACTTGTTGATCGGTTCCCTGCCTGGTGTATTTCTGGGCAGTCATGTAGGCGTCCGGCTGTCGCCGCGAGTGATGCAGCCGATCATGGGTTCGATTCTATTCGCGATTGGTCTGCGCTTTGTTCTGGCAGGTTGA
- a CDS encoding nitrite/sulfite reductase, whose translation MYQYTEVDQSLVDARVAQFRDQTRRFLAGELPDEEFLPLRLMNGLYIQRQAPMLRVAIPYGLLSSVQMRKLGHIARTYDKNYAHFTTRTNVQFNWPKLEEVPDILAELAQVQMHAIQTSGNCIRNTTTDHFAGVNANEIEDPRPFCELIRQWSTLHPEFAYLPRKFKIAVTGGPEDRAASQVHDIGLHLVQNAAGDVGFEVLVGGGLGRTPMIGKSIRSFLPKADLLSYLEAILRVYNLNGRRDNKYKARIKILVHALGAEEFARLVEAEWELIKAEQPELEITAEEFARVENFFNTFEYDAEAAEDVSLNAQLEADTDFRVWYEKNTVVHKVNGYRAVVVSLKPMLAPAGDATDLQMDIVADLADQYCGGEIRVTHTQNLVLADVKNADLYALWKVLAEHNMARPNINMLSDMIVCPGGDFCALANAKTLGIADQINQKFEDLDYQYELGEIRLNMSGCINACGHHHVGHIGILGVDKGGEDWYQITIGGSDKEDASLGKVLGRSVQADEVADTLEKLLLTYVESREEGELFIETVRRIGVAPFKEKVYAAAH comes from the coding sequence ATGTATCAATATACTGAAGTAGACCAGAGTCTGGTGGATGCGCGTGTGGCGCAGTTCCGTGACCAGACCCGACGTTTCCTGGCAGGTGAGCTGCCGGATGAAGAATTTTTGCCGCTGCGACTGATGAATGGCTTGTACATTCAGCGTCAGGCGCCAATGCTGCGTGTGGCGATTCCCTACGGGTTGCTGTCGTCCGTACAGATGCGCAAGCTTGGGCATATCGCCCGTACGTACGACAAGAACTATGCCCATTTCACCACCCGCACCAACGTGCAGTTCAACTGGCCCAAGCTGGAAGAAGTGCCCGATATTCTGGCGGAACTGGCGCAGGTGCAGATGCACGCCATCCAGACCTCCGGCAACTGTATCCGCAACACCACCACGGACCATTTCGCCGGTGTGAACGCCAACGAAATCGAAGACCCGCGGCCGTTCTGCGAGCTGATTCGCCAGTGGTCCACGCTGCACCCTGAGTTTGCCTACCTGCCGCGCAAGTTCAAGATCGCCGTCACCGGTGGTCCGGAAGACCGCGCCGCATCCCAGGTACATGATATCGGTCTGCACCTGGTGCAGAATGCCGCCGGTGACGTTGGCTTTGAAGTGCTGGTCGGTGGCGGTCTCGGCCGTACACCCATGATCGGCAAGTCGATCCGCAGCTTCCTGCCCAAGGCTGATCTGCTGTCCTACCTTGAAGCTATCCTGCGCGTGTACAACCTTAATGGTCGTCGCGACAACAAGTACAAGGCCCGTATCAAGATTCTGGTGCACGCACTGGGTGCCGAAGAGTTTGCCCGTCTGGTTGAAGCCGAATGGGAACTGATCAAGGCCGAGCAGCCTGAGCTTGAAATCACCGCTGAAGAATTCGCCCGCGTGGAAAACTTCTTCAACACCTTCGAATACGACGCGGAGGCGGCTGAAGATGTCAGCCTGAACGCACAGCTCGAAGCCGATACGGATTTCCGTGTCTGGTACGAGAAAAACACCGTAGTGCACAAGGTGAACGGCTATCGTGCCGTGGTCGTTTCGCTCAAGCCCATGCTGGCACCGGCAGGCGATGCCACCGATCTGCAGATGGATATAGTGGCCGATCTGGCTGATCAGTACTGCGGCGGCGAAATCCGCGTGACGCACACCCAGAACCTGGTGCTGGCCGATGTGAAGAACGCTGATCTGTATGCACTCTGGAAGGTGCTGGCCGAGCACAACATGGCGCGTCCGAACATCAACATGCTCAGCGACATGATCGTGTGCCCGGGGGGCGATTTCTGCGCTCTGGCCAACGCCAAGACCCTGGGGATTGCTGATCAGATCAATCAGAAGTTCGAAGATCTGGATTACCAGTACGAACTGGGTGAAATTCGCCTCAATATGTCTGGCTGCATCAACGCCTGTGGCCACCACCACGTCGGCCATATCGGTATTCTGGGTGTCGACAAGGGCGGTGAGGACTGGTATCAGATCACCATCGGCGGCTCCGACAAGGAAGATGCGTCTTTGGGCAAGGTGCTGGGTCGCTCGGTACAGGCTGATGAAGTCGCAGACACGCTTGAAAAGCTGCTGCTGACCTACGTTGAGTCCCGCGAAGAAGGTGAATTGTTCATTGAGACGGTGCGTCGCATCGGTGTTGCCCCGTTCAAGGAGAAAGTCTATGCCGCTGCTCATTAA
- a CDS encoding DUF934 domain-containing protein, producing the protein MPLLINREVVAQDSWQFLDAEATLEQVPQDGDIVVPLALYLENRDSLNGRAGRLGVQFNGDDNIEPLLTDLSGLALVAIEFPVFRDGRGFSQARLVRRAGFAGQLRAVGDVTRDRLDHMQRCGFDALAVPEDRFKPEVLNAFGEVSVHYQAGADDPRPIYRQG; encoded by the coding sequence ATGCCGCTGCTCATTAATCGCGAAGTTGTAGCCCAGGATAGCTGGCAGTTTCTGGATGCGGAAGCGACCCTGGAACAGGTGCCGCAGGACGGTGATATCGTTGTGCCGCTGGCGCTTTACCTGGAAAACCGCGACAGCCTGAATGGCCGCGCCGGTCGTCTGGGTGTGCAGTTCAACGGTGATGATAATATAGAGCCGCTGCTGACAGACCTGTCCGGCCTGGCGCTGGTGGCTATCGAGTTCCCGGTATTCCGCGACGGCCGTGGTTTCAGCCAGGCGCGTCTCGTGCGTCGCGCCGGTTTTGCCGGTCAGCTGCGCGCCGTGGGCGATGTCACCCGTGATCGTCTGGACCATATGCAGCGCTGCGGTTTTGATGCCCTGGCTGTGCCGGAAGACCGCTTCAAGCCAGAAGTGCTGAATGCCTTCGGTGAAGTGAGCGTGCATTACCAGGCCGGCGCTGACGATCCGCGCCCGATCTACCGTCAGGGTTAA
- a CDS encoding phosphoadenylyl-sulfate reductase has translation MSEQLSAELNARVEHVAGLLKQAADDYSAGIVFANSLGAEDMVLTDLISKHAPGIGIFVLDTGRLPEETLKLLADAKARYPQVSFKVYYPEAADVEAFVADHGINAFYESQDLRKGCCFVRKIKPLKRALAGQKAWITGLRREQSVTRDEIAFSEWDKGNGLQKLNPLADWSEKDVWAYIRALDVPYNALHDQHYPSIGCAPCTRAISMGEDVRSGRWWWENPDNRECGLHPATPLKFK, from the coding sequence ATGAGTGAGCAGTTGAGCGCCGAGCTGAACGCCCGGGTTGAGCATGTAGCCGGCCTGCTGAAGCAGGCGGCTGACGACTATAGCGCCGGCATTGTGTTTGCCAACAGTCTTGGCGCTGAAGACATGGTGCTGACCGATCTGATCAGCAAGCACGCCCCCGGCATCGGCATTTTCGTGCTCGATACCGGGCGTCTGCCGGAGGAAACCCTGAAACTGCTGGCCGACGCCAAGGCTCGTTATCCACAGGTGAGCTTCAAGGTGTATTACCCGGAGGCTGCCGATGTGGAAGCTTTTGTGGCGGACCATGGCATCAATGCATTCTATGAGTCGCAGGATCTGCGCAAAGGGTGCTGCTTCGTGCGCAAGATCAAGCCGCTAAAGCGTGCCCTGGCCGGCCAGAAAGCCTGGATTACCGGTTTGCGTCGCGAACAATCGGTTACCCGCGATGAAATCGCCTTCAGCGAATGGGACAAGGGCAACGGTCTGCAGAAACTGAACCCGCTGGCGGACTGGAGCGAGAAGGATGTCTGGGCCTATATCCGCGCGCTGGACGTACCCTACAACGCGCTGCACGACCAGCACTATCCGAGCATCGGCTGTGCGCCCTGTACCCGTGCCATCTCCATGGGTGAAGATGTACGTTCCGGCCGCTGGTGGTGGGAAAATCCGGACAACCGCGAGTGCGGTCTGCACCCGGCGACACCGCTGAAGTTCAAGTAA
- the cysG gene encoding siroheme synthase CysG — MEYLPLFFRLKDQPVLLVGGGQIAMRKAKLLLRAGARLTVVARDICTQLAEMVEVQGGQQVIGEYHPALLDGCVLVVAATDDEVLHERIHYDAVQRRLPINVVDCPALCTFVFPAIVDRSPIVIGISSGGASPVLARMLRARLETLIPNGYSQLGALAGRFRDQVKARFGGVNQRRKFWESVLQGQVAEQAFAGRMQAAEKLLQSKLDEGDPEHQVGEVYLVGAGPGDPELLTFKALRLMQQADVVLYDALVSEAVLDLCRRDADMVYVGKQRDNHAVPQEGINELLLKYALQGKRVCRLKGGDPFIFGRGAEELQSLKPHGIPFQVVPGITAASACATYAGIPLTHREHAQSVKFVTGQLKNRTTDLNFAELVHPNQTIVFYMGLHTLPELATKLVAHGKPGTTPAAIISKGTSADQKVLTGTLDTIAELQRKAQLEAPALVIVGEVVKMHDSLSWFGDELVEGRNHTLMKVHHGPDDSPQG, encoded by the coding sequence GTGGAGTACCTTCCTCTTTTTTTCCGTCTAAAGGACCAGCCGGTGTTGCTGGTGGGCGGTGGGCAGATTGCCATGCGCAAGGCCAAGCTGCTGTTGCGTGCCGGTGCCCGCTTGACGGTGGTGGCGCGGGATATCTGTACGCAGCTGGCTGAAATGGTCGAGGTGCAGGGCGGTCAGCAGGTGATTGGCGAATATCATCCCGCCCTGCTTGACGGTTGCGTGCTGGTGGTCGCGGCGACCGACGATGAAGTCCTGCATGAGCGTATCCATTATGATGCCGTGCAGCGCCGCTTGCCGATTAACGTGGTGGATTGCCCGGCGCTCTGTACCTTCGTCTTTCCGGCCATTGTTGATCGTTCCCCCATCGTTATTGGCATTTCATCGGGTGGGGCTTCACCGGTGCTGGCGCGCATGTTGCGGGCCCGGCTCGAGACCCTGATTCCCAATGGCTATAGCCAGCTCGGAGCCCTGGCCGGGCGTTTTCGCGATCAGGTCAAGGCGCGCTTTGGCGGCGTCAATCAGCGCCGCAAGTTCTGGGAGTCGGTGTTGCAGGGGCAGGTGGCGGAGCAGGCTTTTGCCGGGCGTATGCAGGCGGCGGAAAAGTTGCTGCAATCCAAGCTCGATGAAGGTGATCCCGAACACCAGGTGGGCGAGGTCTATCTGGTGGGAGCAGGTCCGGGCGACCCGGAGCTGCTGACATTCAAGGCGCTGCGCCTGATGCAGCAGGCCGATGTGGTGCTCTACGATGCTCTGGTATCAGAGGCGGTGCTGGATCTGTGCCGGCGTGATGCAGACATGGTGTATGTCGGCAAGCAGCGGGACAATCACGCCGTGCCTCAGGAGGGCATCAACGAGCTGCTGCTGAAATATGCCCTGCAGGGTAAGCGCGTATGCCGTCTTAAGGGCGGTGATCCGTTTATCTTCGGCCGTGGTGCCGAGGAGCTGCAGTCGCTCAAGCCCCACGGTATCCCGTTCCAGGTGGTACCGGGGATCACCGCCGCCAGCGCCTGTGCCACCTACGCCGGCATACCGCTCACGCACAGGGAGCATGCGCAGTCGGTGAAATTTGTCACCGGACAGCTGAAAAATCGCACCACGGACCTCAACTTCGCAGAGCTTGTGCACCCCAATCAGACCATAGTGTTCTACATGGGGCTGCATACGTTGCCGGAACTGGCTACCAAACTGGTGGCCCACGGCAAGCCGGGCACTACACCCGCTGCCATCATCTCAAAAGGCACGTCTGCTGATCAGAAGGTACTGACCGGCACCCTGGATACGATCGCCGAACTGCAGCGCAAGGCGCAGCTTGAGGCGCCTGCGCTGGTGATTGTGGGTGAAGTGGTGAAAATGCATGACAGCCTGTCCTGGTTCGGCGATGAGCTGGTGGAGGGGCGCAACCACACCCTGATGAAGGTACACCACGGCCCCGACGATAGCCCCCAGGGCTAA
- a CDS encoding TDT family transporter → MFHAFKLATRQVPTPLAGLALGIAALGACWELYSPHQGQAQLTGALLASVLLLAVLCKFVLNPLLLWRDLAHPVVGGVVPTFSMATMVISDALHPLVPTFAGGIWLLAVALHLTFLLLFALHRIRKFELHHMAPSWFVPPVGIVSAALTCPPEAVELARNLMWFGLISYSLLLPLMLYRLIFAKRLPRAARPILAILAAPANLCLAGYISIIDEPSILLIAVLGTVAQLMTLIIYMAFFQLMRLPFSASHAAFAFPVVVSALAMLELTDVLQTLGAPADVVGQIDTLATAQLGLASLMVLYVSGRLLLYYATSLRAAEAQSTSSD, encoded by the coding sequence ATGTTTCACGCCTTCAAACTCGCCACTCGCCAGGTACCGACTCCCCTGGCCGGGCTTGCCCTGGGTATTGCCGCACTCGGCGCCTGCTGGGAACTGTACAGCCCGCACCAGGGGCAGGCTCAATTGACCGGCGCCCTGCTTGCGAGCGTCCTGTTGCTGGCGGTTCTGTGCAAGTTTGTGCTCAACCCACTGCTGCTGTGGCGCGACCTGGCCCACCCGGTTGTGGGTGGCGTAGTACCCACCTTCAGCATGGCCACCATGGTCATCAGCGATGCACTGCACCCACTTGTGCCGACCTTTGCCGGTGGCATCTGGCTGCTGGCCGTGGCATTGCACCTGACATTTCTGCTGCTGTTCGCGCTGCACCGCATTCGAAAGTTCGAACTGCACCATATGGCGCCGAGCTGGTTTGTGCCGCCCGTGGGCATCGTCAGCGCGGCCCTGACCTGCCCGCCTGAAGCCGTCGAACTGGCCCGCAATCTGATGTGGTTTGGGCTGATCAGTTACAGTCTGCTGCTGCCGCTCATGCTGTACCGGCTTATTTTCGCCAAGCGCCTGCCGCGGGCGGCCCGCCCCATCCTGGCCATACTGGCGGCGCCTGCCAATCTCTGCCTGGCAGGCTATATCAGCATTATCGATGAACCGTCCATTCTGCTGATTGCCGTGCTGGGCACGGTGGCCCAACTGATGACACTGATCATATACATGGCATTTTTTCAGCTGATGCGACTGCCGTTCAGCGCCTCCCACGCCGCCTTTGCGTTTCCGGTGGTGGTCAGCGCACTGGCGATGCTGGAGCTCACCGATGTCCTGCAGACGCTGGGGGCTCCTGCGGATGTAGTAGGCCAGATAGATACGCTGGCAACAGCGCAACTCGGCCTCGCCAGCCTGATGGTGCTCTATGTCTCAGGGCGCCTGCTGCTGTATTACGCCACCAGCCTGCGCGCAGCCGAGGCCCAGTCGACCAGCAGCGACTGA
- a CDS encoding response regulator: MKFKPDDICTSRKAAEMLGVSARTVQLWADAEVIESWKTPGGHRRFSLLQVEKLVRELQDGKGPVLSDAQNEADASRNAPVRVLVIDDEKVLLRLYELTLKSWQLPLELHLSDNGYSGLLSVGQVEPQLLVLDLNLPNIDGFSIIAALKHSGLLERMELMVISALEADEVLTRMPVGVECQVLPKPIPFNEIKLRVEQILERQRNR, encoded by the coding sequence ATGAAATTCAAACCGGATGATATTTGTACCAGTCGCAAGGCGGCTGAAATGCTGGGCGTGTCTGCGCGCACGGTGCAGTTGTGGGCGGATGCCGAAGTTATCGAGAGCTGGAAAACACCGGGCGGGCATCGTCGCTTCAGTCTGCTGCAGGTGGAAAAGCTGGTGCGCGAGCTGCAGGACGGCAAGGGACCGGTGTTGTCTGATGCGCAGAATGAGGCGGATGCCTCTCGCAATGCGCCGGTGCGGGTGCTGGTCATCGATGATGAAAAGGTGCTGTTGCGACTCTATGAGCTGACGCTGAAAAGCTGGCAGCTACCGCTGGAGCTGCATCTGTCGGACAATGGCTACAGTGGATTGCTGAGTGTGGGTCAGGTGGAACCGCAACTGCTGGTGCTCGATTTGAACCTGCCAAATATTGATGGCTTCAGCATTATTGCGGCGCTCAAGCACAGTGGGTTGCTGGAGCGCATGGAACTGATGGTGATTTCAGCACTGGAAGCCGATGAGGTGCTGACGCGTATGCCGGTCGGAGTCGAGTGCCAGGTGCTGCCAAAGCCGATTCCGTTTAATGAAATAAAGCTGCGTGTTGAGCAGATTCTCGAGCGCCAGCGCAACCGTTAA
- a CDS encoding sensor histidine kinase: MRLTFFQRLLDQLHGRVALINHTGSLLLVSTLAERQFALVPGMQVEVLHREGDHVLIRQPVTQQLHSALAIRWLKFEFLLFQHQPDAVVDMQATRVPEPQRGLVEFCSSPAVQASLEPQQLKQLQQLLQLEAQPDAPKVLLAADLRGGAVDPLMLIERAFGPALEGVDEFFLQAPSALGTLYGETELLASALRSLVVELVSQHRSSRLLVRLHQSESELLITVQDIGDLQLPRMTRLSTDDVWSEPVMRSPDACAVIERHGGHLRMRGDMAQGRVTFSLPIAVKNVFN; this comes from the coding sequence ATGCGATTGACGTTCTTCCAGCGCCTGCTCGATCAGCTCCACGGCAGAGTCGCCCTTATTAATCACACCGGCAGCCTGTTGCTGGTGAGCACACTGGCCGAGCGTCAGTTTGCTCTGGTGCCTGGCATGCAGGTCGAGGTACTGCACCGCGAGGGTGATCATGTCCTGATACGCCAGCCGGTAACCCAGCAACTCCATTCTGCTCTGGCCATTCGCTGGCTCAAGTTTGAGTTCCTGCTGTTTCAGCACCAGCCCGATGCGGTCGTGGACATGCAGGCGACACGGGTGCCCGAACCCCAGCGCGGGTTGGTCGAGTTCTGTTCCAGTCCGGCTGTGCAGGCTTCTCTTGAGCCACAGCAGCTAAAACAGTTACAGCAGTTGCTGCAACTGGAGGCCCAGCCTGACGCGCCTAAGGTGCTGTTGGCGGCGGATCTCAGGGGCGGGGCGGTGGATCCGCTGATGCTTATTGAGCGGGCGTTCGGCCCGGCACTGGAAGGCGTTGACGAGTTTTTCCTGCAGGCACCCAGCGCACTTGGAACCCTCTACGGCGAGACTGAACTGTTGGCGTCGGCCTTGCGTTCACTGGTGGTGGAGCTGGTCAGTCAGCATCGCAGCAGTCGCTTGCTGGTGCGTTTGCATCAGAGCGAAAGCGAGCTGCTGATTACCGTGCAGGATATTGGCGATCTGCAGTTGCCACGCATGACCAGGCTAAGCACCGATGATGTCTGGAGTGAGCCTGTTATGCGCAGTCCCGATGCCTGTGCCGTGATTGAGCGTCATGGTGGTCACCTGCGCATGCGCGGGGATATGGCCCAGGGACGTGTCACCTTCAGTTTGCCCATAGCGGTGAAAAACGTCTTTAACTGA
- a CDS encoding diguanylate cyclase domain-containing protein translates to MMDATQHTRGLQLVKRIYPGRSTGFMLGAISVASVLYEQNVGPGSWLMIAFSGLLWPLLAYWRACRSSNPYAAEKQNQHFDAAQCGFWTAMMGFNLLPATMGFAMLGMVLLSLGGKKRCLKGILVFTLTAAVTWLLSDIPLQLQPSLFTLLASVPILLFYPLLIGYSAYSFALAANEQRKQLEIVSRTDGLSGLNNRQHWEQRVADAFAQAHSEQHAYSLIMLDIDYFKQVNDHFGHGAGDDVIRQVARLLEECFAHDACLGRYGGDEFGILLPNCGAAEALARAEKARQHVFTYLHSQSPATISLGIAELDTKASAESYSDWILHADLALYQAKRQGRNCAVCFSQLADARLTAEA, encoded by the coding sequence ATGATGGACGCGACCCAGCACACACGTGGCCTGCAACTCGTCAAACGCATCTACCCTGGGCGCAGCACTGGATTTATGCTGGGCGCCATCAGCGTCGCCTCGGTGCTGTATGAGCAGAATGTCGGCCCCGGCAGCTGGTTAATGATTGCCTTCAGCGGCCTTCTCTGGCCCCTGCTGGCGTACTGGCGAGCCTGTCGCAGCAGCAATCCCTACGCCGCTGAAAAGCAAAACCAGCATTTTGATGCCGCCCAATGCGGCTTCTGGACCGCCATGATGGGCTTCAATCTGCTGCCGGCCACCATGGGCTTTGCCATGCTGGGCATGGTGCTGCTGTCCCTGGGTGGCAAAAAACGCTGCCTGAAAGGCATCCTGGTTTTTACCCTGACCGCCGCTGTCACCTGGTTACTGAGTGACATACCGCTGCAACTGCAACCTTCACTGTTCACCCTGCTGGCCAGCGTGCCGATACTGCTGTTCTATCCGCTGCTCATCGGCTACAGCGCCTACAGCTTCGCCCTTGCCGCCAATGAACAGCGCAAGCAGCTGGAAATTGTCAGCCGCACTGACGGCTTGTCAGGACTGAATAATCGTCAGCACTGGGAGCAGCGCGTCGCCGACGCCTTTGCCCAGGCTCATAGCGAGCAGCATGCATACAGCCTGATTATGCTGGATATTGATTATTTCAAGCAGGTAAACGACCACTTTGGCCACGGTGCCGGGGATGATGTGATTCGTCAGGTCGCCCGTCTGCTGGAGGAGTGCTTTGCGCACGACGCTTGCCTGGGCCGCTATGGCGGTGATGAATTCGGCATACTGTTACCGAACTGCGGCGCCGCCGAGGCTCTGGCGCGGGCCGAGAAAGCACGCCAGCATGTTTTCACCTACCTTCATTCCCAAAGCCCCGCAACCATTAGCTTAGGCATTGCCGAACTCGATACGAAAGCCTCTGCCGAGAGCTACTCCGACTGGATTCTGCATGCCGACCTTGCGCTCTATCAAGCCAAACGCCAGGGGCGCAACTGCGCCGTATGCTTCTCCCAGCTGGCTGATGCCCGCCTGACCGCAGAGGCCTGA
- a CDS encoding ABC transporter permease subunit, translated as MFRRAPLLMTVLLFGYAFLYGPILSLMVYSFNESRLVTVWGGFSTKWYGELLHNEQILGAAWLSIKIAAINASAAVVLGTLAAMALVRYRRFRGRTSLEIMVTAPMVLPDVIIGLSLLLLFVSMQTLIGWPAGRGQTTITLAHITFSMAYVTVVVRSRLAHMDMSLEEAALDLGARPLKVFFAITLPIIAPALVAGWLLAFTLSMDDLVIASFVSGPGATTLPMVVYSSVRLGVSPQINALATLIVVIVSIAVVIAGVLLYRQEKNSAYRNG; from the coding sequence ATGTTTCGCCGTGCACCGCTGCTAATGACGGTACTGCTGTTTGGCTACGCCTTCCTCTACGGGCCTATTCTCAGCCTGATGGTGTATTCGTTTAATGAAAGCCGGCTGGTAACTGTGTGGGGCGGCTTCAGCACAAAATGGTACGGCGAACTGCTGCATAACGAGCAGATACTCGGCGCCGCCTGGCTCAGCATCAAGATCGCCGCCATCAACGCCAGCGCCGCCGTGGTACTGGGTACCCTGGCGGCAATGGCACTGGTGCGCTACCGGCGCTTTCGCGGCCGTACCAGTCTGGAAATCATGGTGACGGCCCCCATGGTACTGCCGGACGTCATTATCGGGCTCTCGCTGCTACTGCTGTTTGTCTCCATGCAAACCCTGATCGGCTGGCCCGCCGGCCGCGGCCAGACCACCATCACCCTGGCCCACATTACCTTTTCAATGGCCTACGTTACCGTGGTAGTACGCAGCCGCCTGGCGCATATGGACATGTCGCTGGAGGAAGCGGCGCTGGACCTCGGCGCCCGGCCGCTGAAGGTGTTTTTCGCCATCACCCTGCCGATTATCGCACCGGCCCTGGTGGCCGGCTGGCTGCTGGCTTTTACACTGTCGATGGACGATCTGGTGATTGCCAGTTTCGTATCCGGCCCTGGCGCCACGACCCTGCCCATGGTGGTCTATTCAAGTGTGCGCCTTGGCGTCAGCCCGCAGATCAATGCACTGGCAACCCTGATTGTGGTCATCGTCAGCATTGCCGTGGTCATCGCCGGAGTTCTGCTGTACCGACAGGAGAAAAACAGCGCCTACCGCAATGGATAG
- a CDS encoding ABC transporter permease subunit, which produces MSTGAARALTGRRLIIGLPSLWLALFFALPFLFVLKLSLSESVLAQPPYLDLLREFRDGVLVLAINLGNYQLLLEDSLYFKALLSSLQIAGLSTLLTLLLGYPMAYAIARAPRHWRLPLMMLIILPFWTSFLIRVYAWIGILKNNGLINQLLMGLGIIDTPLEMLHTPFAVYIGIVYSYLPFMVLPLYATLVRLDLTLLEAAADLGCRPWKQFLRITLPLSMPGVLAGAMLVFIPVMGEFVIPDLLGGPDTLMLGKLMWTEFFSNKDWPLASALAAVLLVVLIIPFMLLRHYEQRDLGAQ; this is translated from the coding sequence ATGAGTACCGGTGCAGCGCGTGCGCTCACAGGCCGGCGCCTGATCATCGGCCTGCCCTCGCTCTGGCTCGCTCTGTTCTTTGCGCTGCCCTTCCTGTTCGTACTCAAGCTCAGCCTGTCCGAGTCCGTGCTGGCGCAGCCGCCCTATCTCGACCTGCTACGCGAGTTCAGGGACGGCGTACTGGTGCTCGCCATTAACCTGGGCAACTATCAGCTGCTGCTGGAAGACAGCCTGTATTTCAAGGCCCTGCTCAGCTCGCTGCAGATCGCCGGCCTCTCGACCCTGCTGACGCTGCTGCTGGGCTACCCCATGGCCTATGCCATCGCCCGGGCGCCACGCCACTGGCGCCTGCCACTGATGATGCTGATCATACTGCCGTTCTGGACGTCTTTCCTGATCCGGGTCTACGCCTGGATCGGCATTCTGAAAAACAACGGCCTGATCAATCAACTGCTGATGGGGCTGGGCATCATAGACACTCCGCTGGAAATGCTGCACACGCCGTTCGCTGTCTATATCGGCATCGTTTACAGCTACCTGCCCTTCATGGTGCTACCGCTCTACGCCACCCTGGTTCGGCTGGATCTGACCCTGCTCGAAGCGGCGGCGGACCTGGGTTGCCGGCCCTGGAAACAGTTCCTGCGCATCACCCTGCCGCTGTCCATGCCCGGTGTGCTGGCCGGCGCCATGCTGGTGTTTATCCCCGTGATGGGTGAATTCGTTATTCCGGACCTGCTCGGCGGCCCCGACACCCTGATGCTCGGCAAGCTGATGTGGACCGAGTTTTTCAGCAACAAGGACTGGCCACTGGCCTCGGCACTGGCCGCGGTACTGCTGGTAGTACTCATAATTCCATTTATGCTGCTGCGCCATTATGAGCAGCGTGATCTGGGGGCTCAGTAA